A single region of the Gossypium arboreum isolate Shixiya-1 chromosome 12, ASM2569848v2, whole genome shotgun sequence genome encodes:
- the LOC108479754 gene encoding polyadenylate-binding protein RBP47B-like isoform X2, protein MQSSSTNAPDLNSKQQQQPPPQQTRQQQQQQQHPQWVPNQWMGAMQYPAAAMVMMQQQMMMYPHHHYMAYNNHHYHYQQYQQQQQHQQKQQQGCNSDEVRTIWVGDLVHWMDETYLHGCFSHTGEVSSVKIIRNKQTGQSEGYGFVEFYSRATAEKVLQSYNGSLMPNTEQPFRLNWASFSVNERRPDAGSDLSIFVGDLATDVTDSILHETFSSRFQSVKGAKVVFDSNTGRSKGYGFVRFGDENERSRAMTEMNGVYCSNRPMRIGVATPKKASGHQQQYSSQALVLAGGHASNGALAQGSQSDNDSNNTTIFVGGLDSDVSDDDLRQPFSQFGEVISIKIPPGKGCGFVQFANRKNAEEAIQSLNGTTIGKQTVRLSWGRSIGNKQWNGGHY, encoded by the exons ATGCAGTCAAGTTCAACCAACGCTCCTGATCTCAActcaaaacaacaacaacaaccgCCACCGCAACAAACcagacaacaacaacaacaacaacaacatccACAATGGGTGCCTAACCAGTGGATGGGAGCCATGCAATACCCGGCGGCTGCTATGGTCATGATGCAGCAGCAGATGATGATGTACCCTCACCATCATTATATGGCTTACAATAATCATCATTACCATTATCAACAATACCAACAGCAGCAGCAGCATCAACAAAAACAGCAACAAGGGTGTAATTCGGATGAGGTTAGAACGATCTGGGTTGGTGACCTTGTTCATTGGATGGATGAAACTTATCTCCACGGTTGCTTCTCTCATACTGGCGAG GTTTCTTCAGTAAAGATTATTCGCAATAAGCAAACTGGTCAGTCTGAAGGATATGGGTTTGTGGAATTTTACTCAAGGGCAACAGCTGAAAAGGTTTTGCAAAGTTATAATGGTTCTCTAATGCCAAATACAGAGCAGCCTTTTCGTCTGAATTGGGCTTCCTTCAGTGTGAATGAAAGGCGGCCCGATGCTGGTTCTGACCTATCTATATTTGTAGGAGATTTGGCCACTGATGTAACTGATTCGATATTGCATGAAACCTTTTCTAGTAGATTTCAATCAGTAAAGGGAGCAAAAGTTgtttttgattcaaatactggtcGTTCAAAAGGCTACGGTTTTGTTAGGTTTGGTGATGAAAATGAAAGGTCAAGGGCCATGACTGAAATGAATGGTGTGTATTGCTCCAATAGACCTATGAGAATTGGGGTTGCAACTCCCAAGAAAGCATCTGGTCATCAACAACAGTATTCTTCACAAG CTTTGGTGCTGGCTGGTGGACATGCATCAAATGGTGCTTTGGCACAAGGTTCTCAATCTGATAATGACTCAAATAACACTACT ATATTTGTTGGAGGACTTGACTCAGATGTTAGTGATGATGATCTTAGGCAACCTTTTTCCCAGTTTGGTGAGGTCATCTCCATAAAAATACCACCCGGGAAAGGATGTGGGTTTGTGCAATTTGCAAACAG AAAGAATGCTGAGGAAGCAATCCAGAGTTTGAACGGGACGACCATAGGCAAGCAGACTGTTCGTCTTTCTTGGGGTCGTAGTATAGGAAACAAGCAG TGGAATGGAGGACATTATTGA
- the LOC108479754 gene encoding polyadenylate-binding protein RBP47B-like isoform X1, with translation MQSSSTNAPDLNSKQQQQPPPQQTRQQQQQQQHPQWVPNQWMGAMQYPAAAMVMMQQQMMMYPHHHYMAYNNHHYHYQQYQQQQQHQQKQQQGCNSDEVRTIWVGDLVHWMDETYLHGCFSHTGEVSSVKIIRNKQTGQSEGYGFVEFYSRATAEKVLQSYNGSLMPNTEQPFRLNWASFSVNERRPDAGSDLSIFVGDLATDVTDSILHETFSSRFQSVKGAKVVFDSNTGRSKGYGFVRFGDENERSRAMTEMNGVYCSNRPMRIGVATPKKASGHQQQYSSQALVLAGGHASNGALAQGSQSDNDSNNTTIFVGGLDSDVSDDDLRQPFSQFGEVISIKIPPGKGCGFVQFANRKNAEEAIQSLNGTTIGKQTVRLSWGRSIGNKQQWNGGHY, from the exons ATGCAGTCAAGTTCAACCAACGCTCCTGATCTCAActcaaaacaacaacaacaaccgCCACCGCAACAAACcagacaacaacaacaacaacaacaacatccACAATGGGTGCCTAACCAGTGGATGGGAGCCATGCAATACCCGGCGGCTGCTATGGTCATGATGCAGCAGCAGATGATGATGTACCCTCACCATCATTATATGGCTTACAATAATCATCATTACCATTATCAACAATACCAACAGCAGCAGCAGCATCAACAAAAACAGCAACAAGGGTGTAATTCGGATGAGGTTAGAACGATCTGGGTTGGTGACCTTGTTCATTGGATGGATGAAACTTATCTCCACGGTTGCTTCTCTCATACTGGCGAG GTTTCTTCAGTAAAGATTATTCGCAATAAGCAAACTGGTCAGTCTGAAGGATATGGGTTTGTGGAATTTTACTCAAGGGCAACAGCTGAAAAGGTTTTGCAAAGTTATAATGGTTCTCTAATGCCAAATACAGAGCAGCCTTTTCGTCTGAATTGGGCTTCCTTCAGTGTGAATGAAAGGCGGCCCGATGCTGGTTCTGACCTATCTATATTTGTAGGAGATTTGGCCACTGATGTAACTGATTCGATATTGCATGAAACCTTTTCTAGTAGATTTCAATCAGTAAAGGGAGCAAAAGTTgtttttgattcaaatactggtcGTTCAAAAGGCTACGGTTTTGTTAGGTTTGGTGATGAAAATGAAAGGTCAAGGGCCATGACTGAAATGAATGGTGTGTATTGCTCCAATAGACCTATGAGAATTGGGGTTGCAACTCCCAAGAAAGCATCTGGTCATCAACAACAGTATTCTTCACAAG CTTTGGTGCTGGCTGGTGGACATGCATCAAATGGTGCTTTGGCACAAGGTTCTCAATCTGATAATGACTCAAATAACACTACT ATATTTGTTGGAGGACTTGACTCAGATGTTAGTGATGATGATCTTAGGCAACCTTTTTCCCAGTTTGGTGAGGTCATCTCCATAAAAATACCACCCGGGAAAGGATGTGGGTTTGTGCAATTTGCAAACAG AAAGAATGCTGAGGAAGCAATCCAGAGTTTGAACGGGACGACCATAGGCAAGCAGACTGTTCGTCTTTCTTGGGGTCGTAGTATAGGAAACAAGCAG CAGTGGAATGGAGGACATTATTGA